atatggcctaatgcatatgatcatattatcattctatacatgtaaaacataatgtctccaagcttatagactttagtATCTTAGTCGTATAGATAACGGCTTacatggccgaaccttttataggtaatggcttgTGTACGGCCAAGCCTGCACTATGCATATACAAGTCGTGGCCAAGCCGTGTATAGGTGATGGTCTTTGCAGCCGACCATAACATGGTCTCTTcggtttggccgtttgtatcatggcctctacggccgaggaatggtcctttatggccgagtaatgaccgagccatataacatggtgTCTTAGACCATAGAGGTatacgaacttgtagtattgatcatgggtttatcctctctccccctcatgaccatactataaggtcttggtgcttgggacaattaagcctaatgagtttctctttgtgtacatgtttcacaacgtgagatcttttactGGATAACTTTGTGTCTTTCCAATCTTGTcatcaagtttagactttaggatggctaatcctatcatgccatatagtgtaaaattttgtGGGATATATCAATATAGTCACCActtctcttgcctcttatcatactgatcttatagcatagtatagaccagtagacattgcagGTATGGTTTCTAGGATCTTTTTGTCTCTAAGTATTgtgtgacttgtgccactatccaccatgAGTATgctcatctcatcattcataAGTAATAAGATTTCTAATCTCAGAGACTttacaaaacttttaaaaactttcttattaaaatttcaGAACACCAAAagtaaaaacaccaaaacaatcataaagcaataagacaagtcGTATCGAAATTTAGTCCTTGAGACTCTCAGAAGTCTCAAAGTCCATCTGGTCATCTTTAGCAATGTCGGAATCATTATCAGCCTCATATCCGGAATCATGAACCATGTGAGCCTCCGGGTTCTTATTCTTCAGACTTTCTTGGTAGAGCTCACATAAGTGCTTAGAGATTCTacaattcttggcccaatggttgcccattccacatctgtgacaaacggatttggtcgagtaagacggtttggatatgccGCCTCGACCACGTCCATAACTGCCTCGGTCACTGCCATAGTTGGAACcgcgaccacggttattgtggctTTCTTTCCGGCCGGTCGAGTAGTTGTCTCGGCTGTTCGagtaatcactacaagaaaacatcggtattctgacggatattctgacggaaaatgaaatcctcgaaatttcccgaggaatttttgaggaaattccgaggaaacccaaaatttgggtttcctcggaatataccgacggaattccgaggaaatatcaatccgtcggaatattccgaggaaattccgaggaaaaatgtgttcctcggaaaagaccgatgaattccgaggaaatagtatagggattttacaaaattccgaggaaattccgacgaactagtgatagatcgatgcgtttttggacatatacccatcgatcgatcacattgttacgctttggtccatcttagtgatcgatcgatgcgtttttggacataaatccatcgatcgatccgtttataaaaaaacattcaagattttgaaaccccaaacactagttcctcggaatttcctcggaatattccgagaaaattcctaggaacacttgatatcctcgatcgatcgatgggataatctcatcgatcgatcacattgttacgctttggtctatcttagtgatcgatcgatgcgttttgggacataaatccatcgatagatccgtttataaaaaaacattcgagattttgaaaccccaaacactagttcctcggaatttcctcggaatattccaaggaaattccgaggaacacttgatatcctcgatcgatcgatgggataatctcatcgatcgatcacattgttacgctttggtccatcttagtgatcgatcgatgcgtttttggacatatatccatcgattgATCcgcttaaaaaaaaattgacgttttgaaaccccaaacactagttcctcggaatttcctcggaatatttcgaaggaattccgaggaagaaaagggtttcctcggaattccctcagaatattccgaggaaattccgaggaaatagggtttttaaaccgaaaacaacgttttgcggtttgaataacacctatataacccttattaagtgtcttacgttcattatgaagtcaaaaatttgttccttaccctataataaacacttttccgattgtatgaacgaaatccccacaacataagagaaacacttatacactttaatgaacggtaaagggaatacttacaattcgttttgaaatttgttatttcatggtttatgctcatctatacaaagaatcctcaatggtatgcattacaattgtataagaaatgaaatatggcaaaaaaaattgatgttttgaaaccccaaacactagttcctcggtattttcacggaatattccgagaaaattccgaggaacaatataaattaatagaaatacatgcagaggatattctttttcctcgaattaatgaaaatattccgaggaaattccgacggatatttaagtggccgtcggaatctcctcggaatattttcatttaaccgggcaaacaagccgccaaatatttcgcgaaaattgaaattgaaaatactgagggaattccaacggaaaatatccgtcggacccaaggttttataaactcgaaacgcatcttcttccccatttctctcttcttcctctccggcgatctctctctccttccggcgttctccaccttctctcgcgacgatctctccggcgaatcctttccattctcttacaaatcatgtaaggaccatattccactctcttaggtcatatttgttaggtttttaagtagatttgatgattttagaaggtttttgatagatttttgttagggtgattgggtaggattgtgatttgttgtgtaataggtttagaattgtgatttggttgtgttgaattgatttagaactttttttataaattgttcattatttttgtatttacaaaatgttttttctatataaattcgattttacaaaacgttttttgtatataaattcgatttttggatttataaaagatgatttcatatttataaaaatatttatatttattaagactaattttgtatttataaaacatttttttgatttataaacaccatttttttatttttttatttataaaaactatttttaaatatacaaaccgttctttgtatataaattcgttttttggatttataaaagatgatttcatattttgaaattaattttgtatttataaaatattttttttgatttataaacactattttattattttttgtatttataaaaactattttgtatttataagaagatgatttcatatctataaaaatatttatatttataaaactaattttgtatttataaaacattttttgatttataaacactattttattattttttgtatttataaaaactattttgtatttataaaaagatgatttcatatttattaaaactaattttgtatttataaaacattttttttatttataaaagctattttattattttttgtattttaaatatgttttctatttcaattttaattttatattttcgaatttcaatttaaaaaaataaatttataatttttttttaattttggaaatattccgaggaagtttatccctcggaatattccgacgacatcttcctcggaatattccgaggaatttcctacgaacttgtggtcctcggaaattccgaggaaatagggtttcctcggaattccgtggaaatttccgagggatttccgaggaaagatgaatttccaaggagttatttccgaggacatttttcgtcggtatgtcgtcggaatagcgttattccgacgacataccgacgattttttccctcagtatgccgctgttttcttgtagtgaattgTCACTGCCACGCCCCTTGTAACCACCACGGCCATTGCCGTATGATCTCTTATTGTTTTGGACGTAATTGCACTCGTTGGGTTCTTTCTTTTCAACCTCATTAGCTTCCGGTAATGGTGTTGTTCCAACAGGTCTAGCTTCACTGTTCTTCAGcaggagctcattgtttgcctcggccagaaGCAGGCgcgagatcagatcagtatatgtggcgaAGCCTTTCATTCTGTACTGCTGTTGCGGTATCACATTCGATGAATAGAATGTAGAGTAAGTCTTCTCAAGTAACTCTTCttcggttactacttcaccacaaagtctcagcatcgagaCCGTCTTAAATAAGACTGAATTGTACTCATCCACCGACTTATAATccaagaatctaagattcttcCAGTCgtttctagcctttggaagtaacaccgttttctggtgataTTATCTATGTTGTAAAGCATCCCAAAgttctagtggattttccatcgtgatgtactgatcttttagaccttcaatgaggtgatggcgtataatacttatagccaTGTACCGATCTTTATCGGTCTCATTGTTGCCCttgatgatagtatcaccaagtccctttgACCTTAGactgatctttgtatctagcgcccactgcaagtagttatctccggagagattaagagctgcatagtctctgtttgagattttcgacatctgaatcacgtCATCATTAAgtttcacaatgtgatcatgtggcgACAAGATAAtcaacaagctcggccacaaacgtGTCTTACACATTTATGAAAAACAAGCAATCTAAAACGACCATGGCGCGAACAATTAtcaagccacacggccatgtaGTTCTACTTAATGCAAACGATTTCAAGACTTTATAAACTACATGATGGTCGTTCCTTTTAAACAGTATGAATGCAATCCATATTCAGATTCATATGCATGCAAGTAACTTTAATCAATTCTAGGGTTTCGGTTTAAAACATTAGTAGGATTCgattttaaggtttcaaggcctttaagATTTAAACTCTAGGTCAGATTATTTCAATCAATCTAACAATCCTAAACCTCAGATtttatcaaaacaatcaatcaagcaagaaCAAGTAAAATCGATTTCAAGCttataggtttagggttttcgattccaaaattagggtttctcaAATTCAGATCAGAAACAAATAATCAATCAAACATATTCTAATGGAATCGATTCTGGTTACTAGTTATGAGATTTGtagattttaattatgtaatttctAGGGTTTCATCAAGAACAAAGTTTCCATAATAATAGATTATAGTTTTGTTATGTCTAGGTTCTTAGATCGCGGTATACCTTTGCTTTGTAGAGGTTTAGgaccggaccaccaaagagagGGAGAACAGGAACGGATGAAACTCCAAGCTGAGACGAATGGATGCTTGCAAGCCGGAACACAATCAAGAACgaattagggttcttcgggattagggttccaaaagatcAAGACGGCGCggagtattgtttctgcgagtgtgggcgcgtctgagatcggatcgacgaacggttttctctgatggattcgtctcgtcaagagcttcaatttgatatgtagctcgtcgtctggttcctcggagtttgagagatagatcgattttaagttatgcctggattagggtttatgtgtgacggattttagtttaggttttgtctcagggttttggagtctatcgtgatgttgtaattagagagtttagagactgaatatttctatGTTCTTATTAATTATCAagggggttcctttatataaagattacaagatgtagataaatagaaagtatccaaaacctaaactcactaagattaggaaaactactaatacataataatagaaagattacatatactaagaaaaagaaagagtttccttttctcgaagctttgtggccgcctctctctctcctctctctaggcttcggccatctctccatcttctaggtattggaccggtcttggttaatggcaattcACTCATTTATAACAGGATTTTAATGtatataccaaaaaaaagttgatttttttgtaaactaatcaAGTGGATTTTGTCGGCCTTGTTGGTTGATTTGATTGGGTCGGTCCAAAACAAATGTCGGCTTCTTCATCACAGATCTGATAATTTTAGGACGATTGCACGGTCGTTTCCAAATCGGTGCTTTGTACTAATCAAAAAGGTCCCTCTCGGTTCGGAAATTCGAAATTTGTCGGCGGCAATAGATTTATGAAAATAGTTATCTATGTAAGAGCTTGgttttatcaaatatataaagtaaCCTCAACATTAGTTATCTACTAAGGCGTTTGAATTTATCAAGTTGAGCGTTTTAACGTGTGTCATCCAAGTAACGTAAACTTGTAATCCAAGTAGAGGCAATTTGGTGGTAATTTGGGCCTGTTTTCTTGGGCTTCGTCCATTCCAAAACAGATAAAAATGTCCGAAGCGTTTCATAATTAAGTACTTTTTAATGGCTGACAAGTCCAAATATCAATTTCATATGTATTGATGCGTAACAAATAACGCAGACTAACCGTCAAAAGTCTTAACAAAATCGTAGTCCATATCGCCAATAGAACCCAAAACTTTCAGTTGTTGAAGAcgcaaaatataagaaaaaaacatataagagTACAAAGCCCTCAGGTACTTGGGAGCAATTAAGTCACTAATGGCGCAACGCATTGGTTATTTCCACCATGCCACAACATCACCACCACTGCAACTATAATGTATGTGTGTATGCATGTATatagatagagagaaagagagagagagaacagatGCAGCAATGGTGATGATGAGTCTCGGCAAGAAACAACCAAGCGGCACCACTTGAAGACAGACTATCATCATCACAGGGCTAAAAAAACTCGACCAGATCTTGCCGTATACAACAAGAGAAACCAAACAACAACACCATAAAACTAGAAACATAAACACCCTCAGTAAAGAGATAAAATCTGTCATAAGTGGCGCATCAAAATCCGGTTTTCAAAATGTCACATAGCTATCATTGCAATAAACCAGTAGTAGCAGCAGTAACAGAAGCAGACagcgaaggagaagaagaagaagaagaagagataagagttgttgatgagaatgatgatgataaagagcTGCAATGATAACTAGGaacaaataaattgaaaaacCAGGGCACCACTCAGAAAGTATCGAGCTTTCACATCAAcgggtaagaaaaaaaaaatcaaaactttatcaTTAAAAGCCCTCAGATCTCATAGCTATAATCTGATCATTCACGGCCTGCAAATTGCAAGTAAATGGATAAATCTCCA
This Brassica napus cultivar Da-Ae chromosome C6, Da-Ae, whole genome shotgun sequence DNA region includes the following protein-coding sequences:
- the LOC125588485 gene encoding uncharacterized protein LOC125588485; the encoded protein is MLRLCGEVVTEEELLEKTYSTFYSSNVIPQQQYRMKGFATYTDLISRLLLAEANNELLLKNSEARPVGTTPLPEANEVEKKEPNECNYVQNNKRSYGNGRGGYKGRGSDNSLQENSESLKNKNPEAHMVHDSGYEADNDSDIAKDDQMDFETSESLKD